A single genomic interval of Dromiciops gliroides isolate mDroGli1 chromosome 1, mDroGli1.pri, whole genome shotgun sequence harbors:
- the POLR2K gene encoding DNA-directed RNA polymerases I, II, and III subunit RPABC4 → MDTQKDVQPPKQQPMIYICGECHTENEIKSRDPIRCRECGYRIMYKKRTKRLVVFDAR, encoded by the exons ATGGATACCCAGAAAGATGTGCAACCGCCAAAACAGCAGCCTATGATATACATCTGTGGAG AATGtcatacagaaaatgaaataaaatccagGGATCCAATCAGATGCAGAGAATGCGGCTATAGAATAATGtacaagaaaagaacaaaaagat TGGTGGTTTTTGATGCACGGTGA